The following proteins are encoded in a genomic region of Dokdonia donghaensis DSW-1:
- a CDS encoding ABC transporter ATP-binding protein has product MQSQELLSVKQLHLSFRQQGEVNEVIHGISFDLYRNEILAIVGESGSGKSVSSLAILGLLPKKHTHIQGLISFNGQSLTTLSEKDFQTIRGNEISMIFQEPMSSLNPSMRCGDQVAEILRRHTTLSRKRIKDEVLALFEKVKLPTVSKIYEAYPHEISGGQKQRVMIAMAIACKPKILIADEPTTALDVTVQKEIILLLKQLQQETEMSVIFISHDLSLVSDIADRVLVMYKGDIVETAEAQQLFKSPQHEYTKALLSARPSLDERLKKLPTIQDYLDNTTASEVQSKTERAAHLTKLYDQPALLEVHNVEKTYFSNSGIFSKDKGFKAVDDVSFKIYEGETLGLVGESGCGKSTLGNAILQLDRATAGHILYKGIDITRLRGKALRSLRKEVQIIFQDPFASLNPRLTVGQAIIEPMEVHKLYASTKERKERVMQLLERVGLEKEHYNRYPHEFSGGQRQRIGIARTIAVNPKLIVCDESVSALDISVQAQVLNLLNELKKDFGFTYIFISHDLAVVKYMSDQLVVMNNGKIEEIGDADAIYKNPIKAYTKRLIGAIPKGI; this is encoded by the coding sequence ATGCAATCTCAAGAACTTCTTTCTGTAAAACAGCTTCATCTATCTTTTCGACAGCAAGGAGAGGTCAATGAAGTGATACACGGTATCTCTTTTGATTTATACCGTAATGAGATACTTGCCATTGTAGGAGAATCTGGTTCTGGAAAAAGTGTTTCTTCACTAGCCATTTTAGGTTTACTTCCTAAAAAACATACTCACATACAGGGGCTTATCTCATTTAATGGGCAATCACTAACCACACTTTCTGAAAAAGATTTTCAAACCATACGAGGGAATGAAATCTCTATGATTTTTCAAGAGCCTATGAGCAGCCTTAATCCTTCTATGCGCTGCGGAGATCAAGTAGCGGAGATTTTAAGAAGGCATACTACGCTTTCGCGAAAGCGTATAAAAGACGAAGTACTAGCTTTATTTGAAAAAGTAAAACTCCCTACGGTATCAAAAATTTATGAGGCTTATCCTCACGAAATTTCTGGAGGCCAAAAACAACGAGTAATGATTGCAATGGCCATTGCTTGTAAGCCTAAAATTCTCATTGCAGATGAGCCTACGACGGCACTAGATGTTACGGTTCAAAAGGAAATTATATTACTTCTTAAACAGCTACAACAAGAAACCGAGATGAGTGTGATTTTTATATCTCACGATTTATCGCTGGTAAGTGATATTGCAGATCGCGTTCTTGTAATGTATAAAGGTGATATTGTAGAAACTGCAGAAGCACAACAACTCTTTAAGTCACCTCAACACGAATACACAAAAGCACTACTAAGTGCAAGACCGTCGCTAGATGAGCGACTCAAAAAGCTCCCTACTATACAAGATTACCTAGACAACACAACTGCTTCTGAGGTGCAGTCTAAAACAGAGCGCGCTGCACATCTTACAAAACTATACGACCAACCAGCATTACTAGAGGTTCATAATGTTGAGAAAACATACTTTTCTAACAGTGGCATTTTTAGCAAAGACAAAGGTTTTAAAGCGGTAGATGATGTTTCTTTTAAAATTTATGAGGGAGAAACGCTAGGTCTGGTAGGTGAGTCTGGATGTGGTAAGTCTACGCTAGGGAATGCGATATTACAGCTAGATCGAGCAACAGCCGGACATATTTTATATAAAGGGATAGATATTACACGTTTAAGAGGTAAAGCGTTACGTAGCTTACGTAAAGAGGTGCAAATCATTTTTCAAGATCCGTTTGCTTCTCTTAACCCAAGATTAACCGTGGGCCAGGCTATTATTGAACCGATGGAAGTGCACAAACTATATGCCTCTACAAAGGAGCGTAAAGAGCGAGTGATGCAACTATTAGAACGCGTAGGCCTTGAGAAAGAACACTATAATAGATACCCGCACGAGTTTTCTGGAGGGCAGCGCCAGCGCATAGGGATTGCACGTACCATAGCTGTAAACCCAAAACTTATTGTGTGTGATGAGTCTGTAAGCGCGCTAGATATCTCTGTACAAGCGCAAGTACTCAATTTACTTAATGAGCTCAAAAAGGACTTTGGGTTTACTTATATTTTTATTTCTCACGATCTCGCAGTAGTAAAATATATGTCTGACCAACTTGTGGTTATGAATAATGGTAAAATAGAAGAAATAGGAGATGCAGATGCAATTTATAAAAACCCCATAAAGGCCTACACTAAGCGATTAATAGGCGCTATACCTAAAGGCATTTAG
- a CDS encoding CoA transferase subunit B, with protein sequence MALDKNQIAQRIAKEVQNGYYVNLGIGIPTLVANYVRDDIEVEFQSENGVLGMGPFPYDGEEDADIINAGKQTITTLPGASFFDSATSFSMIRGKHVDLTILGAMEVAENGDIANWKIPGKMVKGMGGAMDLVASAENIIVAMMHTNRAGASKLLKRCSLPLTGVGCVKKIVSNLAVLEVTPDGFKLLERAPGVSVEEIQAATEGTLIIDGDVLEMQL encoded by the coding sequence ATGGCATTAGATAAAAATCAAATCGCACAGCGCATCGCAAAAGAGGTGCAAAATGGATACTACGTAAACCTGGGTATAGGTATACCTACACTAGTTGCAAACTATGTACGTGATGATATAGAAGTAGAGTTTCAAAGTGAGAATGGAGTCTTAGGTATGGGACCTTTTCCTTATGACGGAGAAGAAGATGCAGATATTATAAATGCAGGGAAGCAAACCATAACAACACTGCCGGGTGCTAGCTTTTTTGACAGTGCAACTAGTTTTAGTATGATACGTGGTAAGCACGTAGACTTAACCATACTAGGAGCAATGGAAGTTGCCGAAAATGGAGATATAGCAAACTGGAAAATACCTGGCAAAATGGTAAAGGGTATGGGGGGCGCTATGGATCTTGTAGCAAGCGCAGAAAATATAATCGTTGCAATGATGCATACTAATAGAGCAGGCGCGTCTAAACTTCTTAAACGTTGCAGTCTTCCACTCACAGGCGTAGGTTGTGTAAAGAAGATAGTAAGTAACCTTGCGGTACTAGAGGTGACACCAGATGGGTTTAAACTATTAGAACGCGCACCTGGAGTTTCTGTAGAAGAAATACAAGCAGCCACAGAGGGAACACTTATTATAGATGGTGATGTGCTAGAGATGCAGCTGTAA
- a CDS encoding CoA transferase subunit A, protein MITKEVAGVDVALEGVTSGMTMMLGGFGLSGIPENAIAKLVELNVDNLTCISNNAGVDDFGLGLLLQKKQVKKMISSYVGENAEFERQMLSGELDVELIPQGTLAERCRAAQAGFPAIYTPAGYGTEVAEGKETREFDGKMYVLEHAFKADFAFVKAWKGDAAGNLIFKGTARNFNPNMCGAATITVAEVEELVPVGELDPNQIHIPGIFVQRIFKGETYEKRIEQRTVRTRD, encoded by the coding sequence ATGATAACAAAAGAAGTTGCCGGAGTAGATGTGGCTCTTGAAGGTGTAACTAGCGGTATGACGATGATGCTAGGAGGGTTTGGCCTGAGTGGTATTCCAGAAAACGCTATTGCAAAACTAGTAGAACTTAATGTAGATAATCTCACTTGTATATCAAACAATGCGGGAGTAGATGATTTTGGCCTAGGGTTGTTATTACAAAAGAAGCAGGTTAAAAAAATGATCTCTAGCTATGTGGGTGAAAACGCAGAGTTTGAACGCCAGATGCTTAGCGGTGAGCTTGATGTAGAGTTAATACCTCAAGGTACACTTGCAGAGCGCTGTAGAGCTGCTCAAGCAGGCTTCCCAGCAATATACACACCAGCTGGTTATGGTACAGAAGTAGCAGAGGGTAAAGAGACAAGAGAGTTTGATGGAAAGATGTACGTGCTAGAGCACGCATTTAAGGCAGACTTTGCTTTTGTAAAAGCTTGGAAAGGTGATGCAGCGGGTAATCTTATTTTTAAAGGAACGGCACGTAATTTTAACCCTAATATGTGTGGAGCAGCAACCATCACTGTGGCCGAAGTTGAAGAACTTGTACCCGTAGGTGAGCTAGACCCTAACCAGATACATATACCAGGTATTTTTGTACAGCGCATCTTTAAAGGAGAGACGTACGAGAAGAGAATAGAGCAACGCACGGTAAGAACAAGAGATTAA
- a CDS encoding penicillin-binding protein 1A: MATKKAPKKTAESSGDYSKYISWFWRLFVGGIALVVLVFLLASWNAFGELPTFEELENPESNLATKIISVDGKQLGTYYNENRTPVKYEQLPQNLVDALVATEDERYYDHSGIDFRGTTRAFAYLGQKGGASTVTQQLAKLLFTGQAARGWKRYAQKIKEYVIATRLERQYTKQEIIAMYLNKQDFLFNAIGVSSAARIYFNKDVEDLELHESAVIVAMLKNPRQYNPYRKISREKSLGRRNQVFKQMEKNGMITTAEKDSLQALPMEVKFTPEGHADGIATYFRENLKKFMASWIKENPKGEDLEGNLTYYNIYRDGLTITTTIDSRMQKIAEDAVAAHMPRLQKEFDRQNEKNKTAPFRDIEEEDVDRIFNNAIKSSSRWRKMKAQGKSEDAIRKSFDIKTDMTIFSWGGEIDTVMTPRDSIRYYKKFLRTGMMSMVPQTGEVRAWVGGNNMTHFQYDHVQLGKRQVGSTFKPFLYATAVDQLKISPCDTLPNTIYCIAAGSHGNTKDWCPENSGGEMGGMITMKKALAESVNTVSARLMDKVGPEPVIDLVSKLGVDTSKIPAVPSIALGTADLSLYEMVSAYGAFANQGVYVKPQIVSTIQDKNGTILYQHVPETRDVLSAESAYVTLQMMEGVTRSGSGSRLRHTWRGKDPVYRKAVTGYPYGFTNAIAGKTGTTQNQSDGWFMGIVPNLVTGVWVGGDDRAVHFPGINYGQGATMALPIWGMYMKDVYENKDLKISKSEFDKPKDLSITIDCDNYKSEGVNDELPDELDF; encoded by the coding sequence ATGGCAACAAAAAAAGCTCCTAAAAAAACTGCCGAGAGTAGTGGGGATTACAGTAAATATATTTCTTGGTTTTGGAGACTTTTTGTGGGCGGTATAGCGCTGGTAGTACTCGTATTTTTACTTGCTAGCTGGAACGCCTTTGGAGAGCTTCCTACTTTTGAAGAGTTAGAAAACCCTGAGAGTAACCTTGCTACAAAAATCATCTCTGTAGATGGAAAACAGTTAGGAACTTATTATAACGAAAATAGAACTCCTGTAAAGTATGAGCAATTACCACAAAACCTAGTAGATGCTCTCGTTGCTACAGAAGATGAGCGTTATTATGACCACTCTGGTATAGACTTTAGAGGGACTACAAGAGCCTTTGCTTATTTAGGTCAAAAGGGTGGGGCAAGTACAGTCACACAGCAGCTTGCAAAGCTTTTATTTACAGGTCAAGCGGCTAGAGGATGGAAGCGTTATGCTCAAAAAATCAAGGAGTATGTTATCGCAACTCGTCTTGAGAGGCAGTATACAAAGCAAGAAATTATTGCAATGTATCTTAATAAACAAGACTTCTTGTTTAATGCTATAGGGGTAAGCTCTGCCGCACGTATTTATTTTAATAAGGATGTAGAAGATCTTGAGCTACACGAGAGCGCAGTAATTGTTGCGATGCTTAAAAACCCTCGTCAGTACAACCCTTATCGTAAAATTTCTAGAGAAAAATCTCTAGGAAGACGTAATCAGGTATTCAAGCAGATGGAGAAAAACGGTATGATCACCACTGCCGAAAAAGACTCCCTGCAAGCGCTACCTATGGAGGTGAAGTTTACACCAGAAGGCCACGCAGATGGTATTGCTACCTACTTTAGAGAAAACCTCAAGAAGTTTATGGCTTCTTGGATAAAAGAAAACCCAAAGGGTGAGGACTTAGAAGGTAATCTTACTTATTACAATATTTATAGAGATGGTCTTACCATTACCACTACCATAGACTCGCGTATGCAAAAAATAGCAGAGGATGCTGTTGCAGCCCATATGCCTAGATTACAAAAAGAGTTTGATAGACAAAACGAAAAAAATAAAACGGCTCCTTTTAGAGATATAGAAGAAGAGGATGTAGACAGAATTTTTAACAACGCGATAAAAAGTTCTTCTAGATGGCGTAAAATGAAAGCGCAAGGAAAGTCTGAAGATGCAATAAGAAAGTCTTTTGATATAAAGACAGATATGACTATCTTCTCTTGGGGAGGTGAGATTGATACAGTAATGACTCCTCGTGACTCTATACGCTATTACAAAAAGTTTTTACGTACCGGTATGATGTCTATGGTGCCACAAACCGGTGAAGTACGTGCCTGGGTAGGAGGTAATAATATGACACACTTTCAGTACGATCACGTACAGTTAGGAAAGAGACAAGTGGGATCTACCTTTAAGCCATTTTTATATGCCACAGCGGTAGATCAACTCAAAATCTCTCCTTGTGACACCTTGCCTAACACTATTTATTGTATTGCGGCAGGAAGTCACGGTAATACTAAAGACTGGTGTCCAGAAAACTCTGGAGGCGAGATGGGTGGAATGATCACAATGAAAAAAGCACTTGCTGAATCTGTAAACACAGTATCTGCTAGACTAATGGATAAAGTAGGCCCAGAGCCAGTAATTGACTTAGTAAGCAAGCTAGGGGTAGACACTAGTAAAATTCCTGCGGTACCATCTATTGCTTTAGGAACTGCAGATTTAAGTCTTTATGAGATGGTCTCTGCATACGGGGCTTTTGCAAATCAAGGGGTATATGTAAAACCACAAATAGTAAGTACTATACAAGATAAAAACGGGACTATTCTTTACCAGCACGTGCCAGAAACACGTGATGTACTAAGTGCAGAGTCTGCTTATGTAACTTTACAGATGATGGAGGGAGTAACCCGATCTGGTTCTGGATCAAGATTACGTCATACTTGGAGAGGCAAAGACCCTGTGTATAGAAAAGCAGTAACAGGGTATCCTTATGGATTTACAAACGCAATTGCTGGTAAAACGGGTACAACTCAAAACCAAAGTGATGGATGGTTTATGGGTATTGTTCCAAACCTCGTTACTGGTGTGTGGGTAGGAGGAGATGATCGTGCGGTACACTTCCCAGGTATTAATTATGGTCAGGGAGCTACAATGGCACTACCTATCTGGGGTATGTATATGAAAGACGTTTATGAAAACAAGGATTTAAAAATCTCAAAAAGTGAGTTTGATAAGCCTAAAGATCTTTCGATTACCATAGATTGTGATAATTATAAAAGTGAAGGTGTAAACGATGAGCTTCCAGATGAGTTAGATTTTTAA
- a CDS encoding gliding motility lipoprotein GldH — MRNVLLGILIILCASCDSKQVYHSYISLGDSWKIDEPVVLEVTELDSMQVYDTFITVRNNNEYPYSNLFLITEMQFPRGRTITDTLEYEMANPDGTWMGDGFGDIKESKLIYREGVRFRESGTYTFTIKHAVRKNGNIDGDANLEGLTEVGLRIEKQE, encoded by the coding sequence ATGCGTAACGTATTACTAGGTATACTCATCATACTTTGTGCCTCTTGCGATTCAAAGCAAGTGTACCATAGTTACATTTCTCTAGGCGACTCTTGGAAGATAGATGAGCCCGTTGTGCTAGAAGTTACAGAGCTAGACAGTATGCAGGTATACGACACATTTATCACTGTGCGCAACAATAATGAATACCCGTACAGCAACCTGTTTTTAATAACAGAAATGCAGTTTCCGCGTGGAAGAACCATTACAGATACGCTAGAGTATGAGATGGCAAACCCAGATGGCACCTGGATGGGAGACGGTTTTGGAGATATAAAAGAAAGTAAATTAATATATAGAGAAGGAGTACGCTTTCGCGAAAGCGGAACCTACACCTTTACCATAAAGCACGCAGTGAGAAAAAACGGTAATATAGATGGAGATGCAAATCTTGAAGGACTTACCGAAGTAGGCTTACGCATAGAAAAACAAGAATAA
- a CDS encoding PSP1 domain-containing protein, with protein sequence MACGNCGTGADGSPKGCKNNGTCGTDGCNKLTVFDWLSNMSLPEGQEAFNYVEVRFKNGRKNYYKNDDKITLSIGDIVATQAESGHDIGMVTLTGELVRVQMKRKKIKQDTPDTLKIYRKASQRDIDIWTTAREKEEPMKVRARQIAIRLQLQMKISDIEFQGDASKATFYYTAEDRVDFRQLIKEFAQEFRTRIEMRQIGLRQEAARLGGIGSCGRELCCSTWLTDFRSVTTSAARYQQLSLNPQKLAGQCGKLKCCLNYELDAYMDALKSFPKTETKLYTKKGTAVCQKIDIFQGRLWYAYEGEWMNWHELTTDHANEIITANRKKEPVASLEEFASELIVETTVDFGNVVGQDSLTRFDKPKTTNKRRNNRKKKRSNSDNKPQAKRSQPKGPKKPKQGGQKGKTTQKPQKEGQKQGGTKPNNRNKKRPHKPKPNA encoded by the coding sequence ACAGGTGCAGACGGATCTCCTAAGGGTTGTAAAAACAACGGAACCTGCGGGACAGATGGATGTAATAAACTTACGGTGTTTGACTGGCTTTCTAATATGTCTCTTCCAGAGGGACAAGAAGCTTTTAACTATGTAGAAGTACGGTTTAAAAACGGACGTAAGAACTACTATAAAAATGATGATAAAATCACCCTGAGTATAGGTGATATTGTAGCGACACAGGCAGAGTCTGGTCACGATATAGGGATGGTAACCCTCACGGGAGAGCTTGTGCGCGTGCAAATGAAACGCAAGAAAATAAAACAAGATACACCAGACACCCTTAAAATTTACCGTAAAGCATCACAGCGTGATATAGATATCTGGACTACTGCTCGTGAGAAGGAAGAACCTATGAAGGTACGTGCGAGACAGATCGCAATACGCCTACAACTGCAGATGAAAATCTCAGACATAGAGTTTCAAGGAGATGCTTCAAAAGCTACTTTTTACTACACAGCAGAAGATCGTGTAGACTTTAGACAGCTCATAAAAGAATTTGCACAAGAGTTCCGTACTCGTATAGAGATGCGCCAGATAGGTTTACGCCAGGAGGCAGCTCGCCTGGGAGGTATAGGATCTTGTGGTCGTGAGTTATGTTGCTCTACGTGGTTAACAGATTTTAGATCTGTAACAACCAGTGCAGCAAGATACCAGCAACTATCACTTAACCCTCAAAAACTTGCAGGGCAATGTGGTAAATTAAAGTGCTGTCTCAATTATGAGCTTGACGCTTATATGGATGCCTTAAAAAGTTTTCCAAAAACAGAAACAAAACTTTATACTAAGAAGGGTACAGCAGTATGCCAGAAGATAGACATCTTTCAGGGCAGACTATGGTATGCTTATGAAGGCGAGTGGATGAACTGGCACGAGCTCACCACAGATCACGCAAATGAGATTATCACTGCAAACAGAAAAAAAGAACCTGTTGCAAGTCTAGAAGAATTTGCATCAGAGCTTATTGTAGAGACTACTGTAGATTTTGGTAACGTGGTAGGGCAAGACAGTCTCACCCGTTTTGATAAGCCAAAAACAACAAACAAGCGCCGTAACAATCGCAAGAAAAAGCGTAGCAATAGTGATAATAAACCACAAGCAAAGCGCTCACAACCTAAAGGTCCAAAAAAACCTAAGCAAGGCGGCCAGAAGGGTAAAACCACTCAAAAACCTCAAAAAGAAGGACAAAAACAAGGTGGCACAAAACCAAATAACAGAAATAAAAAGCGCCCTCATAAACCAAAACCTAATGCGTAA